From one Bombus affinis isolate iyBomAffi1 chromosome 9, iyBomAffi1.2, whole genome shotgun sequence genomic stretch:
- the LOC126920312 gene encoding ectopic P granules protein 5 homolog isoform X2, translated as MEILKQRQKKKEEKTKLSIEQQIPDVPTLEEFECLLEESPTNYPKGEGIENMESELHSAAIDTELYEQQSIQTTTEETKGSQVTNIKNEIDVKIGNDLTSSLNNLEGNVEKVTTSISMIELIDNTSDALNNGTATPNLSQTTSNISNSKNLTHERETKNLKQKKERERNNQSDSIINEIDDMHTAFEEIIPFTDSQLASLYTNKELALIDIFISEFIEEQLKSSTIRQQHKFQQLLTNYLRVRNHLIINSHELEILKTSCKELQKQLWRLDKACIREAGECQDGNPVFATHEYCTAHFNKQAFSALTQNLSTIKDLLYNTQVLYCYEAEMFRFQIEQYVQRVYDSCHEFVEFPSGIEGVNLLPLHISSQAITQLTELRMCITILFNFQRKLLKDGKFVADTREWLEKLIAVLLKIATWQDHLFILNHILRCPGGVMNWAHSFVQVPIHPDLGKLGVSPLNDPYLDHVVTILAVILLPIKDRDKFLEQVQQSLQDTGCSSGDTVWLMLDEEGEEDEDIANIGANLFESDLISLLNQIPFTKVFQQVLCIRYKNRVYYQNKTYVTYYHLFRMFAFFTTVIRLLKQGLKTYDSPRYRQLTKRLSALIRDIVQYASDQWEEFDKNQNTRTSIMLKLQLEFDCLFLKAVLYIFSSRRLGAWQYLASMPYHVISSNNLWQIFYILHTDCTQVDMHITNKYIHDWINELNSSQIRAKFEEKLSSMPGDESYFLLTTFANMALARTDKDYDFIRTTTIDLFQIGFLSEKTQDSCSKDARSLLSNLTNKYPSLLSDILLKLRDNFVSAGKLSLYLFTDLKLHKWVPDEKDIVILSTWLNQYPLTSTENQLARLILTNLNWGFNESGNLHLPIYLHRRIALLTVELTMKYVPDSSVQNTSLLVEGVKQVSTMIRPQTAEHIFSLWAWDMISKLRLHQLDQNEALCHFALSNPTAAFAHVPDMDSDSCLEILVIGTLEKQPIACYVATIMTLWGHSIPLICSKGFAQLEILQYHCKYEQVLICLHHIIPLFLGCIDSLFKNDKFISLVISLIAADRSYMKVAKSLITADFPGTILKQFSNMIHSHLYNYKKYCLQTPKDFVYLWLNVLVLVPDWNKDQSVMYLMDIVISAAFFHVDAKSIMDDMFQNLFSTTSNRNVMTSFGSFLNWATGSSNSVSLLGKSTQSVWVAYQVLLTEQRNREIKTGLWHEILKELSAQPKISLDSAMKRACAIVKMQPFGANGLSIYRWSQQALDTPIGHPILPLLWQNFFALFLARVPSMSGVHHGGIGEKFFEGMINLSYLKKLKKRLHDTTTYFQLKGEKELDNGVPITDDRRAFYFNAAKLYKTLSLWLEEPRLHEPGLYLPALPPQYMSQKLILLVQDNWTPWLEYIDYWAVQQNQEMAVQEWERTCCRNQENCDQKGRNVSISPLETDEPLQRIFKKLTTYKRPVSPPYYGHYHKNLIGTTKETVYNADLVIKEAVMCFQSILEYVETYNIMLLEHTAVNSGFLELVPILYKKNENQVTLHALCDPAPPNQKHSISGTPPTVHCAGPAVITIKVSEAHMSDPIDHMIKQNRAEYENLLIKATLPPSSMLICVSVFLDHLIGMLEHEVAVNRTNENTTALYKIQESGVKLFYCFIDHYTEEASICPITKQLMTTYLERLGQIFISGEETQGPQLLSTIIRKPNLGGLLGPYFTPVAGSASAFLQMYHTVVEFSMSTKVDLCFVLLSKFDVGIWLNYKRPRLSERSTFIHLIFRALCDMGLNPDETKLILHELFRNHLRLVLLHEFPEHYGEVLSVVLKNSERQDLSLDVWRDLLGALSGKSKNAFPSYSKIRDEIRHYATEQKLLSRQEIYDTAILLKRHFMQERLKYGLYGLYPKYRIYNEPLSTFLGMVGHALVALTLQSDRGSLGDQLCEKIWPVLSEMYSPWIAPYRTQDLKEPAAAWIQQLTDDRSVLLPWIVTDGPYANKFVAMFVECIRFIIDTLPASSKILCFVWQFYVTNFAHDSVKDHILNVIHGNFLSLPWDRFYPSVNDVELMAKVIDQNLPDSHLFLGSVFTCVNWPLWINDLLASHPLVLIARMHVCLLNLLVKLSTEPNVRQTDKVIQLIMDTEKLSWHLLDASAYDPIIRWHTMNCDSRVVLYSYNEQCHPIDVAVHNLLKVAAGYDPVVGHLYPATVRKRQLYIHFTIKLLIACTVRNRPLLSTNPKVFNNTLSKMLDDMEAIIVNTVPESQQIAEASSLITELFCLMNQHGVLMEHLRTSWTLWLSKRTANNPILMSILKVIGTTVISPTIFGELMEAALESYFKFNSSEEVSPTWASVLTIFQSVIPRRPPLETFLISEGKLLTLYFILLKRLPLCQDIREEGVLLINLVDWISAIKPTNINEEKLPLFWAKTCELAYRQCQYNENTKTAARALKGLARSLLTIADDSAQGWGILGAIGLKKNSNLSIRCKFLSRAIGVYCLAQLPESKSEQQIVRFTPDSPGVASSKTNESNVLEIRPSTEAIKAMQALEGLLLNKQYVTLTADIERSIKLIRNPANSLHNATVILGVLTTELYNQRYLHVLID; from the exons atggaaatattaaaACAACGACAG aaaaagaaagaagaaaagactaAACTTTCTATAGAACAACAAATACCAGATGTTCCAACATTGGAAGAGTTTGAATGCCTTCTCGAAGAATCTCCTACAAATTATCCCAAGGGAGAAGGCATTGAAAATATGGAAAGTGAATTACATTCTGCTGCGATTGACACTGAACTCTATGAACAACAATCTATTCAAACAACTACAGAAGAGACAAAAGGGTCACAAGTTACAAATATCAAA AATGAAATTGATGTTAAAATTGGGAATGATTTGACATCATCATTGAATAATTTAGAGGGGAATGTGGAGAAAGTTACAACATCGATTTCTATGATAGAATTAATTGATAATACATCTGATGCTCTTAATAATGGAACTGCAACACCAAATTTATCTCAAACTACTTCAAATATATCAAATTCAAAAAATCTCACCCATGAGAGGGAAACAAAGAATTTGAAAcaaaagaaagagagggaaagaaaCAATCAATCAGATTCTATCATAAACGAAATAGATGACATGCATACTGCTTTTGAGGAAATTATACCTTTCACAGACAGCCAATTAGcatcattatatactaataaagAGTTAGCATTGattgatatatttatttcaGAATTTATTGAAGAACAACTTAAGAGTAGTACAATTAGACAGCAACACAAATTTCAGCAACTTTTAACGAACTATCTTCGtgtaaggaatcatttaattaTCAATTCTCATGAATTGGAAATTTTAAAAACATCCTGTAAAGAATTGCAAAAACAATTATGGCGTTTAGATAAAGCCTGTATTAGGGAAGCAGGAGAATGTCAAGATGGAAATCCTGTTTTTGCTACACATGAATATTGCACTGCACATTTCAATAAGCAGGCATTTAGTGCATTGACTCAAAATTTATCAACAATAAAAGATTTATTATACAACACTCAAGTATTATATTGTTATGAAGCAGAAATGTTCAGGTTTCAAATTGAACAGTATGTTCAAAGAGTTTACGACTCTTGTCATGAATTTGTAGAGTTTCCTTCTGGTATTGAAGGTGTAAATCTATTACCACTGCACATTTCTTCGCAAGCAATTACGCAACTAACGGAACTTAGGATGTGCATAACTATATTGTTtaattttcaaagaaaattattaaaagatgGAAAATTTGTAGCAGATACTagagaatggcttgaaaaattAATAGCAGTTCTGTTGAAAATAGCAACTTGGCAAGatcatttatttatattgaatCATATCTTGAGATGTCCTGGTGGGGTAATGAATTGGGCTCATAGCTTTGTTCAAGTTCCTATACATCCAGACCTTGGTAAATTAGGTGTATCTCCATTGAATGACCCATATTTAGATCATGTAGTAACCATATTGGCTGTAATACTACTACCTATTAAAGATAGAGATAAGTTCCTTGAACAG GTACAACAATCATTGCAAGATACAGGATGTAGTTCAGGTGATACTGTTTGGCTAATGTTGGATGAGGAAGGAGAAGAAGATGAAGATATAGCTAATATTGGTGCAAACCTATTTGAAAGTGACCTTATTTCTTTACTAAATCAAATTCCTTTTACTAAAGTATTTCAACAAGTGTTATGTATTCGGTATAAGAATCGTGTTTATTATCAGAACAAAacttacgttacatattatcaTTTGTTTCGAATGTTTGCATTTTTTACAACTGTTATTAGACTTTTAAAGCAAGGTTTAAAAACATATGATTCTCCAAGATATAGACAATTAACCAAACGACTAAGTGCATTAATTAGAGATATTGTGCAATATGCTAGTGATCAATGGGAAGAATTCGATAAAAATCAG AATACTCGTACATCAATAATGTTAAAACTTCAACTTGAATTTGATTGCCTTTTTTTAAAAGCAGTTTTGTACATATTTTCGTCACGTCGATTGGGAGCGTGGCAATATTTAGCTTCTATGCCTTATCATGTAATATCATCCAATAACTTAtggcaaatattttatattttacacacTGATTGTACGCAAGTAGATATGCACATTACTAATAAATATATTCATG ATTggataaatgaattaaattcTTCACAAATTCGTgcaaaatttgaagaaaagtTAAGTAGCATGCCAGGGGATGAATCATATTTTCTTTTAACAACCTTTGCTAATATGGCTTTGGCAAGGACTGATAAGGattatgattttataagaaCAACGACAATAGATTTGTTTCAA ATAGGATTTCTTAGTGAAAAAACACAAGATTCTTGCTCAAAGGATGCTAGATCTCTTCTGTcaaatttaacaaataaatatccCTCATTGTTATCAGATATCTTACTGAAGTTACGAGATAATTTTGTTTCAGCTGGGAAG ctAAGTTTATATTTATTCACTGACTTAAAATTACACAAATGGGTACCAGATGAAAAAGATATAGTTATTCTTTCTACATGGTTGAATCAATATCCATTAACATCAACTGAGAATCAGTTAGCCCGTTTAATTCTTACTAACTTAAATTGGGGATTTAATGA AAGTGGTAACTTACATCTTCCTATTTATTTACATAGACGCATAGCATTATTAACTGTTGAGCTCACCATGAAATATGTACCTGATTCTTCTGTCCAAAATACCTCTTTATTGGTAGAAGGTGTTAAACAG GTTTCAACAATGATAAGACCTCAAACTGCTGAACATATTTTTTCATTATGGGCATGGGATATGATTTCTAAGCTTAGATTACACCAACTTGATCAAAATGAGGCACTTTGTCATTTTGCACTTTCGAACCCCACTGCAGCATTTGCTCATGTACCAGACATGGACTCTGATTCATGCTTGGAAATTTTGGTCATTGGTACATTAGAGAAGCAACCTATTGCATGTTATGTGGCAACAATCATGACGTTATGGGGCCATTCTATACCTTTGATATGTTCCAAAGGATTTGCCCAATTAGaaatattacaatatcattGTAAATACGAACAAGTGCTTATATGTTTACATCATATAATACCGTTATTTTTGGGATGTATCGATTCATTATTTAAGAATGATAAATTTATTAGTCTTGTTATTTCTCTAATTGCGGCCGATAGATCTTATATGAAAGTCGCTAAAAGCCTTATAACAGCCGACTTTCCAGGAACAATATTGAAACAATTTTCAAATATGATACATTCACatttatataattacaaaaa ATATTGTTTGCAGACACCAAAAGATTTTGTATACCTATGGTTAAATGTACTTGTACTTGTACCAGATTGGAATAAAGACCAAAGCGTAATGTATCTAATGGATATAGTCATCAGTGCTGCATTTTTTCATGTAGATGCAAAATCGATAATGGATGATATGTTTCAAAATCTTTTCTCT ACTACGTCTAACCGCAATGTGATGACATCATTTGGCTCATTCTTAAATTGGGCAACTGGTTCTTCAAATTCTGTTAGTCTTTTAGGAAAATCTACTCAATCTGTTTGGGTTGCTTATCAAGTACTACTAACTGAACAACGTAACAGAGAAATTAAAACTGGGTTATGGCATGAGATTTTAAAGGAATTGTCAGCACAGCCTAAAATATCATTAGATTCTGCTATGaag CGAGCTTGTGCAATTGTCAAAATGCAACCATTCGGAGCAAATGGATTATCTATATATCGTTGGTCGCAGCAAGCACTAGATACACCTATAGGACATCCTATTCTTCCTCTTTTATGGCAAAACTTTTTTGCATTATTTCTTGCAAGAGTCCCATCAATGTCAGG agTTCATCATGGCGGAATTGGTGAAAAATTTTTTGAAGGCATGATTAATTTAAGTtacttaaaaaaattaaaaaaacgaTTACACGATACTACGACATACTTTCAGTTGAAAGGGGAAAAAGAATTAGATAATGGAGTGCCAATCACTGATGACAGACGAGCATTTTATTTTAATGCAGCAAA GCTTTATAAAACTTTAAGTTTGTGGCTTGAAGAACCAAGATTACATGAACCAGGTCTTTATTTACCAGCATTACCTCCACAATATATGTcacaaaaattaatattactcGTTCAGGATAATTgg acGCCATGGTTAGAATATATTGATTATTGGGCAGTTCAGCAAAATCAAGAAATGGCAGTTCAAGAATGGGAGCGTACATGCTGTAGAAATCAAGAAAATTGCGATCAGAAGGGTAGAAATGTATCAATCTCACCTCTTGAAACGGATGAACCATTgcaaagaatatttaaaaaattgaccACATATAAAAGACCTGTTTCTCCTCCATATTATGGTCACTATCACAAAAATCTTATTGGTACAACTAAAGAAACTGTATACAATGCTGATTTAGTAATAAAAGAGGCTGTAATGTGTTTTCAATCAATATTAGAATATGTTGAGACTTATAATATAATGCTTCTTGAGCATACTGCAGTGAATTCTGGCTTTTTGGAACTAGTGCCTAtactttataaaaaaaatgagaatCAAGTAACATTACATGCATTATGTGATCCAGCACCTCCAAATCAGAAACACTCTATATCAGGAACACCACCTACTGTGCACTGCGCTGGTCCAGCAGTAATTACAATTAAG GTATCTGAAGCTCACATGAGTGATCCTATTGATCACATGATAAAACAAAATAGGGCTGAATATGAAAATTTGTTGATAAAAGCTACTCTGCCGCCATCAAGTATGCTTATTTGCGTATCTGTTTTTCTAGACCATTTAATTGG AATGTTGGAACATGAAGTAGCTGTAAACCGAACAAATGAAAACACAACAGCATTGTACAAAATTCAAGAAAGTGgagttaaattattttattgttttatagACCATTATACAGAAGAAGCATCAATTTGCCCAATAACAAAACAACTTATGACTACTTATTTAGAAAGATTAGGGCAG ATATTTATTAGTGGGGAAGAAACTCAAGGTCCACAATTATTAAGCACTATTATACGGAAACCAAACCTTGGTGGTTTACTTGGACCTTATTTTACGCCTGTTGCTGGTAGTGCTTCAGCATTTTTACAAATGTATCACACTGTTGTAGAATTTTCTATGAGTACAAAAGTCGATCtttgttttgtattattatcAAAA TTTGACGTGGGAATCTGGTTAAATTATAAACGTCCAAGATTAAGCGAGCGATCAACGTTCATACACTTAATATTTAGAGCTCTTTGTGATATGGGTCTTAATCCAGATGAAACGAAACTGATACTACATGAg tTATTTAGGAATCATCTCCGACTTGTATTATTACATGAATTCCCAGAACATTATGGTGAAGTTCTGAGTGTTGTATTAAAAAATAGTGAAAGGCAAGATTTATCACTAGATGTTTGGCGAGATTTACTAGGAGCACTCAGTGGTAAATCAAAAAATGCTTTTCCAAGTTATTCTAAAATTAGGGATGAAATTCGTCATTATGCTACTGAGCAAAAACTTCTTTCTCGACAAGAG ATATATGATACAGCTATATTATTAAAAAGACATTTTATGCAAGAACGTTTAAAATATGGTCTTTATGGATTATATCCAAAATATAGAATCTACAATGAACCATTAAGTACATTCCTTGGTATGGTAGGTCATGCTCTTGTTGCACTTACTCTTCAATCTGACAGAGGTTCATTAGGAGACCAAT TGTGTGAGAAAATATGGCCTGTCTTAAGTGAAATGTATTCACCTTGGATTGCACCGTATCGGACGCAAGATTTAAAAGAACCAGCTGCCGCATGGATTCAACAACTTACAGATGATCGATCTGTTTTATTACCATGGATTGTAACAGATGGTCCATACGCTAACAAATTTGTAGCAATGTTTGTTGAATGTATTCGTTTTATTATCGACACCTTGCCAGCATCTAGCAAGATACTCTGTTTCGTCTGGCAATTTTATGTTACCAATTTTGCACATGATTCAGTTAAAGATCATATTCTGAACGTTATTCATGGCAACTTTTTATCATTGCCATGGGATCGTTTCTATCCATCTGTAAATGATGTGGAATTGATGGCAAAAGTAATTGATCAAAATTTACCAGATAGTCACTTATTCCTGGGAAGCGTGTTTACATGTGTAAACTGGCCACTTTGGATAAATGACTTATTAGCATCACATCCATTAGTTCTTATAGCGAGGATGCATGTTTGTTTATTAAATCTATTGGTAAAATTATCTACTGAACCAAACGTTAGACAG ACTGATAAAGTAATTCAGTTAATTATGGATACTGAAAAACTTTCTTGGCATTTATTAGATGCATCTGCCTATGATCCAATAATTCGTTGGCATACCATGAACTGTGATTCAAGAGTTGTTCTCTATTCTTACAATGAGCAATGCCATCCTATAGATGTTGCTGTACATAA TTTGTTAAAGGTGGCAGCAGGCTATGATCCTGTTGTAGGTCATCTTTACCCAGCTACAGTAAGAAAGAGACAACTATATATACACTttacgataaaattattaattgctTGTACAGTACGAAATAGACCTTTATTATCTACAAATCCAAAAGTATTCAACAATACATTATCAAAAATGCTAGATGATATGGAAGCTATTATCGTAAATA CTGTTCCAGAATCCCAACAAATTGCAGAAGCAAGTTCACTAATTACTGAATTATTCTGTCTTATGAATCAACATGGGGTTCTCATGGAACATCTTCGCACTAGCTGGACATTGTGGCTTTCAAAAAGAACAGCTAACAATCCAATTCTTATGAGTATACTTAAAGTTATTGGAACAACAGTTATTTCACCAACCATATTTGGAGAGTTAATGGAGGCTGCATTAgaatcatattttaaatttaatt CATCTGAAGAAGTTTCACCAACTTGGGCTTCAGTTTTAACAATTTTCCAATCAGTAATACCTCGACGACCACCATTGGAGACATTTTTAATTTCTGAGGGAAAGCTTCTTACTTTGTACTTTATTTTACTTAAACGACTTCCATTATGTCAAGACATTAGAGAAGAAGGAGTGCTTCTTATAAATTTAGTTGACTGGATTTCTGCTATTAAGCCAAC GAATATAAATGAAGAAAAATTACCTCTTTTTTGGGCTAAAACTTGTGAATTAGCATATAGACAGTGTCAATATAATGAAAATACCAAAACTGCTGCTAGAGCTCTTAAAGGCCTAGCACGTTCATTATTAACGATTGCTGATGATAGCGCACAGGGATGGGGGATATTAGGAGCCATTGGCCTTAAAAAAAATTCCAATCTGTCAATAAg gtGCAAATTTTTAAGTCGCGCGATAGGAGTGTATTGTTTAGCCCAATTACCTGAATCAAAATCAGAACAACAGATAGTAAGATTTACACCTGATTCCCCTGGAGTAGCATCATCAAAAACAAATGAATCAAACGTATTGGAAATCCGACCTAGTACAGAAGCTATTAAAGCTATGCAGGCTTTAGAAGGACTTTTATTGAATAAACAATATGTAACGCTTACAGCAGACATAGAACgatctattaaattaattaggaaTCCTGCTAATTCTTTGCACAACGCAACAGTTATTTTAGGTGTATTGACAACAGAGCTTTATAATCAAAGGTATTTGCATGTTTTAATAgattaa